The following proteins are encoded in a genomic region of Alistipes shahii WAL 8301:
- a CDS encoding DUF3408 domain-containing protein, with the protein MSSRKAPAQQEIDEEYLRSLMAAPEPAASSSDTEVSEQAETPASEPRVRRSDAEDYASRFLKNTPSEARQCVYIDRRLHRKITTLVGVAGNRRFTVGNFIDNVLEQHFERHRTEIRSLCSKGLNKIL; encoded by the coding sequence ATGAGTAGCAGGAAGGCTCCCGCCCAACAGGAGATCGACGAAGAGTACCTGCGCAGCCTGATGGCGGCCCCGGAGCCGGCGGCTTCTTCGTCGGATACCGAAGTGTCGGAACAGGCGGAAACCCCGGCTTCGGAGCCGCGCGTCAGGCGTTCGGATGCGGAAGACTATGCGTCGCGGTTTCTGAAGAATACTCCTTCCGAAGCGCGGCAATGCGTCTATATCGACCGGCGGCTGCACCGCAAGATCACGACCCTCGTGGGCGTTGCGGGCAACCGGCGTTTTACGGTCGGGAACTTCATCGACAACGTATTGGAACAGCACTTCGAGCGGCACCGGACGGAAATACGGTCGCTCTGCTCCAAAGGACTCAATAAAATTCTATAA
- a CDS encoding DUF1837 domain-containing protein — MPLRIDVPEKFLNLFHKIFENEPIENGNKLNLFSLKISNNAFSYATLVEELGDILTAYALSRSAYDELCSQKKYTTLVSKAKERLRKAESNDGELGEILLYTMLEAHLKAPKLLTKLELKTDPNHYVNGADGVHLLKIDDNTFQFIFGESKLYSDLKKGVKKAFESLKNLLKEDLNKLRYEIQLVNSNFLKEAHDEHSVDLLKKLLIPRENDEDLNIDHSFGIFLGFDVEITDDERKLNNADFRETIYEKVENAVRAILPTINDHIKQDDFRGYSFYIYIVPFSELKKQRKKMIAELKK; from the coding sequence ATGCCGTTAAGAATTGATGTTCCTGAAAAATTCTTGAACCTCTTCCATAAAATCTTTGAAAACGAACCAATCGAGAATGGGAATAAATTGAACTTGTTCTCATTGAAAATATCGAATAATGCGTTTTCATATGCTACTTTGGTAGAGGAGCTTGGAGATATTCTAACGGCATATGCTCTTTCCCGAAGCGCATATGATGAATTGTGCAGCCAAAAGAAATACACTACTCTTGTATCCAAAGCGAAAGAACGTTTAAGAAAGGCAGAGAGCAATGATGGAGAATTGGGTGAGATTTTGTTATATACCATGTTAGAGGCTCACTTGAAAGCACCTAAACTGTTAACAAAACTTGAATTGAAGACCGATCCAAACCATTATGTAAATGGGGCGGACGGTGTTCATCTATTAAAAATAGATGACAATACATTCCAATTCATATTCGGTGAATCCAAACTATATTCCGACTTAAAAAAAGGCGTAAAGAAGGCTTTTGAATCTTTGAAAAATCTTTTGAAAGAGGATTTGAATAAGTTGCGCTATGAAATTCAACTCGTCAATTCAAATTTCTTAAAAGAGGCGCATGATGAACATTCTGTAGACCTGCTGAAAAAATTGCTGATCCCAAGAGAAAATGATGAGGATCTAAATATCGACCACTCATTTGGGATATTTCTGGGATTCGATGTCGAGATTACGGATGATGAACGGAAGTTAAATAATGCAGATTTCAGAGAAACTATCTATGAGAAAGTTGAGAACGCAGTGCGGGCCATTCTTCCGACGATAAATGATCATATTAAACAAGACGATTTCAGAGGATATAGTTTCTACATATACATCGTTCCATTCTCCGAGCTTAAGAAACAGAGAAAAAAGATGATTGCTGAATTAAAAAAATAG
- a CDS encoding DUF4133 domain-containing protein yields the protein MAEYPINKGVGRQVEFKGLRAQYLFLFAGGLLAVFILVVVLYMGGVDQVACLVAGVGLGGALVALTFRLNRKYGAYGLMKLLAARRHPRRIVSRKSVARILNQH from the coding sequence ATGGCCGAATATCCGATCAATAAAGGCGTGGGCCGCCAGGTGGAGTTCAAGGGGCTGCGGGCGCAGTACCTCTTCCTCTTCGCCGGCGGCCTGCTCGCCGTTTTCATTCTCGTAGTCGTACTTTATATGGGCGGTGTCGATCAGGTGGCATGCCTTGTCGCGGGCGTGGGGCTGGGCGGTGCGCTTGTGGCGCTGACCTTCCGTCTGAACCGCAAGTACGGGGCTTACGGACTGATGAAGCTCCTCGCCGCACGGCGGCATCCGCGACGTATCGTCTCCCGAAAAAGTGTGGCAAGAATTCTAAACCAACATTAG
- the ltrA gene encoding group II intron reverse transcriptase/maturase — translation MNEINLSCAPADRRQWNNWTDIDWAGCEAAVQKLQGRIVKAQKEGRPGKVKALQWTLTHSFYAKALAVKRVTSNKGKNTAGVDKVLWTTPNAKMGAVADLKRRGYNPQPLRRVHIKKSNGKLRPLGIPTMKDRAMQALYLMALNPVAETTADRHSYGFRRERCTVDAIVQCHTILSKEVSPQWILEGDIKGCFDHISHQWLLDNIPTDKVMLCKWLESGFVFNRQLFPTEEGAPQGGIISPTLANMALDGLQAMLAENFKLRRTKMGYFNPMVNLVRYADDFIITCSDRETLETLVRPAVSEFLQARGLTLSEEKTKITHIDEGFDFLGFNVRKYKGTLLIKPSKKNVKEFLAKIKAIIRKNQAIRQDKLIGLLNPVITGWGNYYKGCVAAKTFKNADAQIFYKLWAWALRRHRHKGKKWVYNRYFLSKKGRAWTFGTMLKNNGKPFPYTLKYLSDIDTKTKPIKIRSKANPFDPEWRPYFEMRNRMKMLSSLKGKQGFLRMWEKQNQRCPLCGEIIDADKIWTIAELSDKSGKSKIIAHDRCSRTLTRKIRAYEPVS, via the coding sequence ATGAACGAGATTAATTTATCGTGTGCGCCTGCTGACCGTAGGCAGTGGAACAACTGGACCGACATTGATTGGGCCGGATGCGAAGCTGCGGTTCAGAAGCTGCAAGGACGTATTGTAAAGGCTCAGAAAGAGGGTCGTCCGGGCAAGGTAAAAGCCCTGCAATGGACATTGACCCACTCGTTTTACGCCAAAGCGTTGGCGGTCAAACGAGTTACCTCTAACAAAGGTAAGAACACGGCGGGAGTGGATAAAGTTCTCTGGACTACTCCCAACGCAAAAATGGGTGCTGTCGCCGATCTGAAAAGACGTGGCTACAACCCGCAACCGTTACGAAGGGTACATATCAAGAAGAGTAACGGCAAACTCCGTCCGTTAGGAATACCCACAATGAAAGACAGGGCCATGCAGGCATTATACCTCATGGCTCTGAACCCGGTAGCAGAAACTACCGCCGACAGACACTCTTACGGCTTCCGTAGGGAAAGGTGTACGGTCGATGCGATAGTACAATGCCATACGATACTTTCAAAAGAGGTATCTCCGCAATGGATACTCGAGGGAGACATCAAAGGTTGTTTCGACCACATCAGCCACCAGTGGCTACTCGACAATATCCCTACGGATAAGGTCATGCTCTGTAAATGGCTGGAAAGTGGATTCGTATTCAACCGGCAACTGTTTCCCACCGAGGAAGGTGCGCCGCAGGGCGGTATCATATCGCCGACACTCGCGAATATGGCACTCGACGGCCTGCAAGCAATGCTTGCAGAGAATTTCAAACTGAGACGTACCAAAATGGGATATTTCAATCCTATGGTGAATCTGGTACGATATGCAGACGATTTTATAATTACCTGTTCCGACAGGGAAACACTGGAAACACTTGTCAGACCTGCAGTCAGTGAGTTTCTTCAAGCACGGGGGCTTACCCTATCAGAAGAAAAGACGAAGATTACTCATATCGACGAAGGATTTGATTTTCTGGGTTTCAATGTTAGGAAATATAAAGGTACGCTGCTTATCAAGCCGTCAAAGAAGAATGTTAAGGAATTCCTCGCCAAGATTAAAGCCATTATTCGTAAGAATCAGGCCATCAGGCAGGATAAACTTATCGGACTTCTGAACCCCGTCATAACCGGTTGGGGCAACTATTACAAGGGTTGCGTAGCCGCCAAAACCTTCAAGAACGCAGACGCACAAATCTTCTACAAACTGTGGGCGTGGGCATTACGCCGCCACCGCCACAAGGGTAAGAAGTGGGTTTACAACAGGTATTTTCTGTCGAAGAAAGGCCGGGCGTGGACATTCGGTACGATGCTGAAGAACAACGGGAAACCATTTCCGTACACACTGAAGTATCTATCCGATATTGATACGAAGACCAAGCCTATCAAAATCCGCAGCAAAGCCAACCCATTCGACCCGGAATGGCGACCATACTTTGAGATGCGTAACAGGATGAAAATGTTAAGCTCTCTCAAAGGCAAACAGGGCTTTCTCAGAATGTGGGAGAAACAAAATCAGCGTTGTCCGTTGTGCGGCGAGATAATCGACGCGGATAAAATCTGGACTATTGCGGAGTTATCCGACAAGTCCGGCAAATCCAAAATCATCGCCCATGACAGATGCAGTCGTACACTTACCCGTAAAATTAGAGCTTATGAGCCGGTTTCATAA
- a CDS encoding ParA family protein, whose protein sequence is MEQNPLCIAFASQKGGVGKSTLTVLAASWLHYLHGIRVAVVDCDYPQHSILKLSNRDKAVVQSSAIYGRLLVSLAENKGVKPYRILCCKPSEAMSEWRKWAAVAEERYDVVLFDLPGTVGNEGVLSTIVELDYLFIPMKADRIVLESTLNFASVLNDHLIKTGRAHLRELFLFWNLVDRRERTPLYEQYEKVLDQLGLRHLRTHIPVRSNFNKDIQEAGGPVYRCTLLPPDRAFVAECGFDRLMTEICAVLKLPSHE, encoded by the coding sequence ATGGAACAGAACCCGTTATGCATCGCTTTCGCCTCCCAGAAAGGGGGCGTCGGCAAATCGACCCTCACAGTACTGGCCGCCTCGTGGCTGCACTACCTGCACGGCATCCGCGTCGCGGTGGTGGACTGCGACTACCCGCAGCACTCCATCCTCAAACTCTCGAACCGCGACAAGGCCGTCGTGCAATCTTCGGCGATCTACGGCAGACTCCTCGTTTCGCTCGCCGAGAACAAAGGGGTGAAACCTTATCGTATTCTCTGCTGCAAACCTTCCGAGGCGATGTCGGAATGGCGGAAATGGGCCGCCGTCGCCGAAGAACGATACGATGTCGTGCTGTTCGACCTTCCGGGAACGGTGGGCAATGAAGGCGTCCTCTCCACGATCGTCGAGTTGGACTACCTCTTTATTCCGATGAAGGCCGACCGCATTGTATTGGAAAGCACGCTCAATTTCGCCTCTGTTCTCAACGACCACCTGATTAAGACGGGACGGGCGCATCTTCGGGAGCTCTTTCTGTTCTGGAACTTGGTAGATCGCCGCGAGCGGACGCCGCTCTATGAACAGTACGAGAAAGTCCTCGATCAGTTGGGGCTGCGGCATCTGCGCACGCATATTCCCGTGCGGAGCAACTTCAACAAGGATATTCAGGAAGCGGGCGGCCCGGTGTACCGGTGTACGCTGCTGCCGCCCGACCGGGCTTTCGTCGCCGAGTGCGGTTTCGACCGCCTGATGACGGAGATCTGCGCCGTTCTGAAACTTCCGAGCCATGAGTAG
- the ltrA gene encoding group II intron reverse transcriptase/maturase: MNEIKKSCASTDQTQSKWDSINWLKCEAAVQKLQARIVKAQKEGRHNKVKALQWTLTHSFYAKALAVRRVTSNNGSKTAGVDMVTWKTPDAKVCAITELKRRGYTPQPLRRVHIRKSNGKLRPLGIPTMKDRAMQALYLMALAPVAETTADANSYGFRKERSTADAVQQCFNDLARTTSPQWILEGDIKGCFDHISHEWLLDNIPMDKVLLRKWLKSGFIFNKQLFPTEEGTPQGGIISPTLANMTLDGLEKLLADSFPINRSKKNYYTPMINLVRYADDFIITGESKELLENHVKPLVIEFLQARGLTLSEEKTKITHIEEGFDFLGFNIRKYKGKFITKPSKKSRKRFLDKVREIVDKNKSSKQQSLIRLLNPVIRGWANYYKGCSASETFRKTDAQIFNKLWRWSRRRHPKKGKRWIANKYYHTVRGRSWTFAVPLENRKVDKYHTLVRLSDTKIKRHIKIRSEANPYDADWKDFFDQYKTRRMLAHLDGKQYIYRLWNQQMQCCPVCGKHITRETPWKITEMTGSSRKAKVLIHDHCSRITNRNKWKLL; encoded by the coding sequence ATGAACGAAATTAAAAAATCGTGTGCATCGACTGACCAAACGCAGAGCAAATGGGACAGTATAAATTGGCTCAAATGCGAAGCTGCGGTTCAAAAGCTACAAGCGCGTATTGTAAAGGCTCAAAAAGAGGGTCGCCACAACAAGGTCAAAGCCTTGCAGTGGACACTGACCCACTCGTTTTACGCTAAAGCATTAGCGGTAAGACGTGTAACTTCCAATAATGGGAGTAAAACGGCTGGCGTCGATATGGTAACATGGAAAACGCCAGATGCTAAAGTGTGTGCAATAACCGAACTGAAAAGGAGAGGTTATACACCCCAACCTCTGAGACGAGTACATATCAGAAAGAGTAACGGGAAATTAAGACCATTGGGTATACCAACTATGAAAGACCGGGCTATGCAGGCATTGTATCTGATGGCACTGGCTCCCGTAGCTGAAACAACGGCTGATGCCAATTCTTATGGTTTCAGAAAAGAAAGGAGCACGGCAGATGCCGTTCAACAATGCTTCAATGACCTGGCAAGGACGACATCCCCACAATGGATCTTAGAAGGTGATATCAAAGGTTGTTTCGACCATATCAGTCATGAATGGTTGCTTGACAATATCCCTATGGATAAAGTTTTGCTCCGTAAATGGTTGAAAAGTGGATTTATTTTCAACAAGCAACTTTTTCCGACAGAGGAGGGAACTCCTCAAGGCGGCATCATCTCCCCAACTCTTGCAAATATGACTTTGGACGGACTGGAAAAACTGCTTGCCGATAGCTTTCCGATAAACCGCTCGAAGAAAAATTACTATACTCCTATGATAAATCTTGTTCGCTACGCGGATGATTTTATTATCACAGGAGAGAGTAAGGAGTTGTTGGAGAACCATGTTAAACCATTAGTCATTGAGTTTCTTCAAGCAAGAGGGCTTACCTTATCAGAAGAAAAGACTAAGATAACTCATATAGAAGAAGGGTTTGATTTTCTTGGGTTCAATATCAGAAAATATAAAGGCAAGTTTATCACAAAACCATCCAAGAAGAGTCGAAAGAGATTTTTAGATAAGGTTCGTGAAATAGTGGACAAGAACAAGTCTTCTAAGCAACAATCTTTGATACGATTGCTAAACCCAGTCATTAGAGGATGGGCGAACTACTACAAGGGGTGTTCTGCATCGGAAACTTTCCGTAAAACAGATGCACAAATTTTCAACAAACTATGGCGATGGTCTCGCAGAAGACATCCCAAAAAAGGTAAACGATGGATTGCCAACAAGTATTATCACACTGTAAGAGGTAGAAGCTGGACTTTTGCCGTACCGCTTGAAAACAGGAAAGTGGATAAATACCACACTCTTGTGAGATTGTCGGATACGAAAATAAAGCGACATATCAAAATCCGCAGTGAGGCCAACCCATATGATGCCGATTGGAAAGATTTCTTCGATCAATACAAGACCCGAAGAATGCTTGCACACTTAGACGGCAAGCAATATATCTATCGCCTGTGGAATCAGCAAATGCAATGTTGCCCTGTGTGTGGCAAGCACATCACACGGGAAACTCCCTGGAAAATTACTGAAATGACAGGGAGCAGTAGAAAGGCGAAAGTCCTAATACATGATCATTGCAGCCGAATTACTAACAGAAATAAATGGAAGTTACTATGA
- a CDS encoding DUF4134 domain-containing protein — translation MQHAAAQQGNGMAGIQEATQMVTSYFDPATKLIYAIGAVIGLIGGVRVYQKFSSGDPDTSKTAASWFGACIFLIVAATILRSFFL, via the coding sequence GTGCAGCACGCCGCAGCGCAGCAAGGCAACGGCATGGCCGGCATTCAGGAGGCTACGCAGATGGTCACGTCGTATTTCGACCCGGCGACCAAGCTGATCTACGCCATCGGCGCCGTCATCGGCCTGATCGGCGGAGTGCGGGTCTATCAGAAGTTCAGTTCGGGCGATCCGGATACGTCTAAAACCGCTGCGAGCTGGTTCGGAGCCTGTATCTTCCTGATCGTCGCCGCCACGATTCTGCGTTCGTTTTTCCTTTAG
- a CDS encoding ATP-binding protein, with amino-acid sequence MIERTLHKKLSELTQKYPIVTLTGPRQSGKSTLLRHAFPNYKYVSLEDPDMRLFATDDPRGFLKTYPDKTIIDEAQRVPALFSYIQTHTDKEGREGMYLLAGSHNFLLMENINQSLAGRTAILKLLPFSHAEMKESEILPRTVDDEIFNGGYPRLYDKDIAPSDYYPFYIQTYVERDVRLMKNIGDLSKFIRFIKLCAGRIGQLLNLSSLANECGVAVSTISTWISVLEASYICYLLKPDHNNYAKRLVKTPKLYFYDTGLACSLLDIRTAEQVSTHFLRGGLFENLVINEFVKQAYNKGEEPNLTFWRDSTGNEVDLLQYIDGKPYAYEIKSGATYSPDFFKGIAKWAKLSGANPEQCFAIYNGEKNMKTSAGEIIKW; translated from the coding sequence ATGATTGAACGAACACTGCATAAAAAGCTCTCAGAACTTACGCAAAAATATCCAATAGTGACCTTGACCGGCCCCAGGCAGTCGGGTAAATCGACTTTGCTGCGTCATGCTTTTCCCAATTATAAATATGTTTCGCTTGAAGACCCCGATATGCGTTTGTTCGCAACGGATGATCCGAGAGGTTTTCTTAAGACTTATCCGGACAAAACGATTATCGACGAAGCCCAACGGGTTCCGGCTCTGTTCTCCTATATCCAGACGCATACGGATAAAGAGGGACGCGAGGGGATGTATTTGCTGGCCGGTTCGCACAATTTCCTGTTGATGGAAAATATCAACCAATCGTTGGCCGGAAGAACTGCCATACTGAAACTTCTGCCGTTTTCTCATGCGGAAATGAAAGAGAGCGAAATACTTCCACGGACAGTCGATGACGAGATTTTCAACGGAGGTTATCCTCGTCTTTATGATAAGGATATAGCACCGTCGGATTACTACCCGTTTTATATCCAAACCTATGTAGAACGGGATGTGCGTCTGATGAAGAACATCGGCGATCTGAGCAAGTTCATTCGCTTCATTAAACTGTGTGCAGGGCGTATCGGACAGCTGCTCAACCTTTCGTCGCTGGCCAATGAGTGCGGCGTTGCCGTTTCGACTATCTCGACTTGGATTTCCGTATTGGAGGCAAGCTACATTTGTTACCTGTTGAAACCCGATCATAACAATTACGCCAAACGATTGGTCAAGACCCCGAAGCTCTACTTCTACGATACGGGCTTGGCGTGCTCGTTGCTGGACATACGGACAGCCGAGCAGGTATCGACACACTTTTTACGAGGCGGTTTGTTCGAGAATCTTGTAATTAACGAGTTCGTGAAACAAGCCTATAACAAGGGGGAAGAACCCAATCTAACATTCTGGCGCGACAGCACCGGCAACGAAGTTGATTTGCTGCAATATATCGACGGCAAGCCGTACGCTTACGAAATCAAATCGGGAGCGACCTATTCTCCGGATTTCTTCAAGGGCATCGCCAAATGGGCTAAGCTATCGGGAGCAAACCCAGAACAATGCTTTGCGATCTATAATGGAGAGAAGAATATGAAAACTTCGGCCGGAGAAATCATAAAGTGGTAA
- the mobB gene encoding conjugal transfer protein MobB: MVPKVNSGANVYGVLQYNRIKVEAGDGRILYMQGIPERSDGRFSIEECAEAFGYYTALNPRVRKPVVHFSLNPSPEDRLSEAQLTRLAAEFMERMGYGRQPYVVFLHEDIARRHMHVVSVRVDEQGRKIDHNNELRRAMAVCRELEHEYGLHVPEDGGVQTEPEELHRVDYLRSDLKHQLRNVVMTLKQQYGFQSLAEFNTLLERFGVAAEEIRGDVRGRPYRGLVYHVLDDDGQRTGAAVKASRLGDFFGWKALEEKFDASKQRLRQHPETLDRTRREIDRARSGDRNREEFTAELRESGIDAVFRENDAGRIYGVTFIDRTTHQVFNGSRLGKEYAADAFEAWFNGREQEASTLMPEELRPLPPLEPPQPGLSSVEEFEEYIETHYVSMPDVMGELMEYTPEKEWETAPEYRLFPRRKKRRRKIRKRI, translated from the coding sequence ATGGTGCCGAAAGTAAACTCCGGGGCCAACGTCTACGGCGTACTTCAGTATAACCGCATTAAGGTCGAAGCCGGCGATGGCCGGATATTATACATGCAGGGAATACCCGAACGCAGCGACGGCAGATTCAGTATCGAGGAGTGTGCGGAAGCCTTCGGGTACTACACGGCGCTCAATCCCCGTGTCCGAAAACCGGTCGTGCATTTCTCGCTCAACCCCTCGCCCGAAGACCGGCTTTCGGAAGCGCAGCTCACGCGACTTGCCGCCGAGTTCATGGAACGTATGGGATACGGCCGCCAGCCCTACGTCGTCTTTCTGCACGAAGACATCGCACGGCGACACATGCACGTCGTCTCGGTGAGGGTGGACGAGCAGGGCCGGAAGATCGACCACAACAACGAACTGCGGCGCGCCATGGCGGTTTGCAGGGAGTTGGAACACGAGTACGGCCTGCATGTGCCCGAAGACGGCGGCGTGCAAACAGAACCGGAAGAATTGCACCGGGTCGATTACCTTCGGAGCGATCTGAAGCATCAGCTGCGCAACGTCGTGATGACGCTCAAACAGCAGTACGGATTCCAGTCCCTCGCGGAATTCAATACGTTGCTCGAACGCTTTGGCGTCGCAGCCGAAGAGATCCGAGGCGACGTGCGAGGCAGACCATATCGGGGGCTCGTTTACCACGTGCTCGATGATGACGGGCAGCGCACGGGAGCCGCGGTCAAAGCGTCCCGGCTGGGCGATTTCTTCGGATGGAAGGCGCTGGAAGAAAAATTCGACGCCTCGAAACAACGGCTTCGGCAACATCCCGAAACGCTCGACCGCACACGCCGCGAAATCGACCGTGCCCGGAGCGGAGACCGCAACCGCGAGGAGTTCACGGCCGAACTTCGTGAGAGCGGTATCGACGCTGTTTTCCGGGAAAACGACGCCGGGCGGATTTACGGAGTCACCTTCATCGACCGCACGACACATCAGGTGTTCAACGGCTCCCGGCTCGGAAAGGAGTATGCGGCCGACGCTTTCGAGGCGTGGTTCAACGGTCGGGAGCAAGAGGCGTCCACACTCATGCCGGAAGAGTTACGGCCGTTGCCGCCCCTCGAACCGCCCCAGCCGGGACTATCTTCGGTCGAAGAGTTCGAGGAGTACATCGAGACCCATTACGTTTCGATGCCCGACGTAATGGGCGAACTCATGGAATATACGCCCGAAAAGGAGTGGGAAACAGCTCCCGAATACCGGCTCTTCCCCCGCAGGAAGAAGCGGCGGCGGAAAATCCGGAAAAGAATTTAA